attgagacagtggagttggtataagagcagctatatgccccacatactcctgtcttcctgattcagcggcacgcttagctgcactatctgccatccgatttcctttggttacatcaccatctcctctcagatgcgctcgacaatgtataataccgacttctttcggctcccacactgcttccaatagttgtaggatttcagctgcgtacttgatttctttgccttctgaattcaataatcctctttctttatacaaagctccgtgggcatgagtggttaaaaacgcatacttggagtccgtgtagatgttcactcttaaaccttcagccaattgtaacgctcgtgtcagtgctatcaattctgccttttgtgctgatgttccttttgccagtggccgagcttctttcaccttgtctatcgttgttactgcatatcctgcatagcggatcccttctttcacataactactgccgtcggtgtaatattgaacatcggggttctggatgggaaaatcacgaagatctggtctacttgaaaatacttaatccattacttccaaacaatcatgttgactttcagtaggttgtggcaaaagggtagctggatttaaggtatttagagtctctaaatgcactcttgggttttcacacaacattgcttgatacttggtcatacggctgttactaaaccaatgatttcctttgtaatccagcaacgtctgtactgcatgtgggactcgtacataaagttcttgacccagagtgagtttatcggcttcagctactagcagggcggctgcagctacggctcttagacaaggtggaagtccgctggccactgcatccagttgtttagacatgtaggcaacaggtctttgccatgatcccaagtactgtgtcaatactcccacagccattcttctttgctcatgtacatacaggtagaatggtcgtgtgtgatcaggcaggcctaatgctggggcactcatcaaagccttcttcacatcttcaaatgccgtttgctgttcttgagtccataagaaggggtcgtgctctgtacctttgatagctgcatacagaggttttgccagtatcgcgtagctgggaatccatatcctacagaagcctgctgcccccaagaattctcgcacttgtcttctattcttgggtatcggtatttgacacacagcttcttttctctctggccccataattctttgaccttcagagatatgaaaTCCCAGATAtctgacagttggcaaacacaactgagccttctttctagacaccttgtatcctgccttccagagaatgtgtagtagatcgtgcgttgcttgctgacatatttcctttgtaactgctgctatcaacaagtcatctacatattgtaacaatacacactctcctgggatggactcgaaatccagtagatcttgacttagagctgaaccaaatagggtaggtgaatttttaaacccttggggcagtcttgtccaggtcatttggcgttttgagcccgtcacagcgttttcccattggaaagcgaagatacattggctttctgcggcaattcggaggcaaaagaaggcatctttaaggtctaagactgtaaagtaagtagccccacccggaattaaagcaagcaggttatatggattgggtacaactggatgtatgctaacgcatcattgactgctctcaagtcctgcacaggtcgatactcatctgtaccgggcttttgaacaggcagcaatggggtgttccagggggaagtacagaattttaggataccataccgtatgaacttatccagataagattggatgttcttcttagccttctgtggaatgtgatattgtcttaggctcactggataaaccccaagttttagttcgattttaataggtggaatattgcgggccagtcctggtgggttgttctctgcccaaactcctggtatgttgaataaggattcatcactcctagggttttggccagtcaatgctgtataaagtcgccactcttcttcctttggtacggataatgtcataatacctgaaggtccattaaactttaaggatgttgttccatttggtaggaacgtaatctgcgcttgtaatttggatagcatatcacgtcccagcaattggactggacattcaggcatataaaggaattgatgttttactacgtggcctcccaatgtacagagtcgacttttaagaaccggttttgcagcacttcttccagttgctcctattacagtaatagttcttccagatggaggagcaactagattagtcaccaccgaatgttcagcaccagtgtcgatcatgaacgcactcctttttccccctattgatacatcgaccataggctccgctcgaccaagggggatggagcccggtcggtatcaatagtcctccatgaccgtgtcagccaatcctacaaagtccctaccttctctatcgcgggacctttgcgctgctggatagtacctatcttcccttacacttcctctgttcccattacttcctctattaccattgctgcctccggggcctcctctacctctcactctgcctctaaagtttccgtaacctgccctgggtgggtctctcttgtactgctctctttgcggacactcgtttctccaatgcccttcttccttgcaatacgcgcactgattcctactcaaaggctccctattccatctactatcgcctctatctgggccccgtctatctacgcctgcgatcgctaccgctagcatatcagcctttttacgcatcttgcgctcttcctctttctttgtctctgtttccctgttcatttatactttatttgctacctccattagttgggtgatagacattcctgcaaacccttctaacttttgtaactttgcgcttaatatctccgtaagcttggctgacaaaggcggagtttaccattcgggaattatcagcgtcttccggattaaagggggtatacaagcggtatgcctccaataatcggtcataaaagacactgggcgcttcatcacttttctgaaccacctcaactgtcttcgacatattaatagctttcttccctccggctttcatgccagcaattatagcgtctctataggatttgagttgaaccatatctgcgccattaacattccaatcgggatcggtattagggtaatgtgttgcggcccatgctgccggattggcttgatttaaagcacgggctctatcctctagctctttaatggccgcttggttaatccttgtcctttcctcattattaaacaatgtcattaataactgctggcaatcagcccatgtcggattatgtgtctgaactatcgaggtgaacagatcggtcatagcttgtggtttctcagtgtacgaggaattgtgggtcttccaattcaagagatcggtagtcgtgaacgggacatatacgaagactgggtcagcatgtgccatttgacctgcggcatcgagataggctgacccaggattcagacgaagaggcatctgataatgtttgagttgttgggtaccggtcagttgtctggttagtatagggctacgtgaaggggcgtcagttatgggttccagtcggggggaaataaggcatgaggatgtgggagcttgattttgggaaaagctagtaaatagaatactcccagccgagctagaagaagcttgaccggaagtttgaagtggcgccaaatcaggatattcagatctaacgggggttggttctggttccggaaggggaggtttaatacgagggggggtggattctgtactggaggaggaagcggaagtggatgagggcaatgaggggaggggtatagaacttcctgcactcgcgtcacctcttcctatagggaagtaagggggcggcaaagggatctcggactcagggggcgtgtccaaaatgggcctaaccacagtcctagtggacaaacaagtcctggccaccatgaggcgacattgctcctcgtggcatatctgaatccattttggcgagtcgtttacggcctgtctccaacaatcaatatatggaaactgtccgtaaagttcaggcctacctgacacagccacgtgtacacgctgtatcagggttggatccaaactaccacgtggcggccatgccgcaaccaaaataggccactccctagtgcacaaagtgaccaaacgtacaggagacattttaacccccaaatcacgttttaaatccctttttaaaatgctttaccatacaacctaagggatccaaaatcgttgactccgacgcgcccatacttatcaatggaacgtcgttgacaacgaatactatgcacgcgttctattcaacagtcacacccgtttccttcggcaacagcaccacgtggtacggttaccaagtgaaacgtacacaataacacaataaacactcagggaattcccgtacacacacagctgttacaccagtcactagaataatcaatattatgccctttggcgaaactatacagtcacccacgctataattctctatatacgaattacccgtctataacacaccccagtaacatcgtcttttacaaatagcggttacagtacggttagcataggtcaaagcacaatttaaggtcacaatacaattattagtggttatggtgttaaacatgcaatagacgacaatgattagtccttatatacagtgtcagtaaatatacagggttatggtaccgtgcactatgatacagcaaaacactattaacactctcgctagacggctgagctcgcgctatctaacaagatatacactttactaacaatctttaacacatatacaatcccaactaaactattggccagtaccttgaatggactacctaaaactatgtacacccgttttggttagccacactgcccaagcaccacatatagcgaactagagggcggaatttacaacagaaccctcttagtctatttactctatcaaaaatctagtgggttccaaatttacacgccttcccacttagccaagataggttgagatctagcgaaccgaatttacacaggcgccgcttagtctcccggtccctccgacctagcgaacgtaatatacaccctagaacgctagtctagacaagacaccggtgtctggctagggctatttacacaggaccccgcctgactccaaaccaaatcaaacggtcttactaaagagcgttcgattgagcggtgcgccttcgctccttccctccgacagagggggcagattccatacacagatttaaaccccttttgggcctaccgcacaatcggtatacccctagtgggtctgccgtctaaaacagcagttgtcttacctcctcgttcctgaacctgagttcacactcatcgacggggacaccccagcacttcttacgtagaggccgatgatctcctggacaacagaccagtggcgccgagacgaagggaggtccacgcagaagttcaggggtgcagccgtagagaacgtgggcaaagatagaccgtctcacgcctctgcctctcagctaccgttgaacgatgagcttcccggccaatgcaccaaatgataccggagaaactgacggaagccaagcacagagagatggacacaggtttcttcaggaaggaagagattctttattggatcaccgatcgggactcagagggactaatgtcaccaaaatacagcaagttctgagccccggacaatagtgcaggctccttatataggcacataactcctcccatattaagctccacccgcacattctcttgaccaatcaatacaaataagaattaacttcctgcttgaccgcatggcctgtccagcacaatggaggaggggaatactacatcctgtattcttgcacatgctccgtacactactgatcgtatcttgcctcgtgcaaccaactgatcgatacgtcagcatatgcacgtacacatgccacgtggtaatctcggcctactaaatttatttttaccgagattccaccacacttggAGATTAGTTGAATGTTATTTGTTAAATCTttgaaaaacatttaaaagaCAATGGAGcaacatatgaaaaaaaataacacgAGTTACGTGTGGTTTTTAAAGTTTTAAGTAAAATATACATTTCCCCTTTAATCTCACGCAATGCTTTAGACTCTAAGCAGCCATCATgtctctttattgcaaactatccATTTTCCCCACATTGTTAATGCATGCTCtgcatgtatttaaaaaaatagtggTGAACacgctgttgttttttttgtttgttttttttactgattcTGGGTAAGAGTATAGCAGTGAGCGCTATGTACAAATCGCCTTCTACATTACAATGGGATAATATGTaatttcaaaaaacaaaacacttttattAGGGAGATACCAATGCATTACGTTATGCCTCTATATAAACGGCATCcaatgagaattttttttaatcgATATATCAAGTATACTAGATTAAAATGAAAAAGGTGCCCTATAACGCCAGCTTCTCATAAACTTGCAGCTGACTTGGTCGCCTtcgcaagatggccgccgcagctGGCGACACGCGTTCCAGTTCTAGAACGTACGACGCCAGATGGATACAACGCGGAAGCAATGGGACCCACGTGTCTACCATAGTAATAGCGTGGATGACTTTTCTTCTCAGGAGCGCCTCTTCCGTGACCATAGAGTGCTGAGACCGGAAGCATTCCACAGCTGTTCCGGAGCGATATCTTCCTTACAAGCTGAAGATGGCGGCAGAGTCTATTCGGCAGTTCCAGAGTTTTTCTGAGAGCGACAAGCAGTGGAAGGCCCGTGGAGAGTTTATCTTAAAAAACTTGGAGCAGTTTCCGGAAGAGAGTGAAGTGGACCATCTGCTGGCTCTGTCCATGGTTTGGGCTAACCATATATTCATGGGCTGCCGGTAAATGCATGCTATGCATCGAAAATTGTTACTAGTTATTTTTGTACATACCAATTACATATTTCGCATAATAATCGATATCTAAACTACCTCGTGGAGCTTTAGATTTTATGTTCAGTGATTCGTTTGAAACGTATTCTTAAACGCATTCACCATAAATTAGCCATTACGTTAAAATGTGTTACAGGTTGAAATATAATGAAACACGGTAATTTTAAATTAATGTTGATTTACATTTAAGGAACCTCTACAATAGTCTACATTCCCCCAAAAAGAGCTATGCTCACTAATTTAGTGAGGTATTTTTGTTATAGCTGTGTTCCAACTAACTGGAGATGTTCACTAGTAATTATTTCCTGGGTAATCCATTGCATCTCATAGACTTGTTGGGGACCTACAGCACATGCGCAGCAAGTTGCATGAGGAGGAGCAGCAGCTTCCTGTCTGTTTACAGAAtgggaatgatttttttttttttcccccacaaaaAATATTGTGTGAATAGtgtcctatttaaaaaaataataatttcagaaaaagtgcacatttcaatagaaattgaccctttaaaaaaaaaaaaaaaaaaaatatatatatatatatatattaatactggcTAAACCCCCACTTGCCTTTTAAGtggacaaccggtcctgttacctcCTGGTTTGGTAGCTTATTTGCAATGAACTCAAGAGGAAGCAATtcttcagagcacctgccttgctaagacttctcattgaacggcatttggaagtctgtgattggacagttacataaagtctgggtggtgttagaagggagggcttgcaaaggcagcagacaagagaactgcagtttttgcaagctgtgtaTATCTataacacaagatccagcgcactcacctatccactaaacagcaacttcgttGTAGCAGgcgtatgcaatgtatgatcatataatgtaactaaaccccctagattaggtgtttttaaaaaaactaatacattctgtcaacattgaagttgctgtttagtgcataggagagtgcactggatcttgtgtattgtatagcagcaacccatttatgcatgttcaggtgagtgtagcCCCCCTTTTTGTGATGTATACATACGCTCACAGATcttcaaaatataaattttagtGTTTAAAATCATTAATGCTATGTACAAACAAATCGTTTCAACCCAattcgggtctttttcaagatcatactGCAAGTGACAAAACAATGGTTTAATAAGAAAACGTACCCATCAAGTGTTATGACAGCCCACCGACTGATTGCACCCGTAAGTGATGAATGTGTGACGTGCATGCGTGGTTGCTATGAGATACATTGCTGTCCAAGATTACCATAGAAACTCACTTGTATTCACGTCTTTTTGATTTCTCTTGACTATATTTCTTATATGGCATTCCGTGTATAGGACAAATTTACTCTCTGAATCCTTTCCTCCATGTTCTACTGGTGATGGATTACATTTGCCTTTGTATTGCCCAGTTTCTATGGTAATCTCGGACGGCAATGTATCTCATAGCAACCACGCACACGCAAGTAAGATGCACGTCATGTTCATCACTTACTGGTGCAATCAGTCGGTGGGCTGTCAAAACATTTAATGGGTAAGTTTTCTTATAAATACATTGTTTTGTCACTcgcagtcagggccggtgcaaggatttttgccgccctaggcaaaaaacaatTTGCCGCCctccatatgtcctgcccaccatgtgacatcacaatgccccgcccatatgctctgccagtctgcacaaagtgtcttttatctgaaaagacagtgtgcttacattaaaaagcctacaggcacaggctacagacaccagaaccactacattatgctgtagtgcttctggtgactatagtatccatttaatgtgaggtaaattagaaattagtgccactaatatatTGGATTTCCTACTTGCCactagatgaggacaagaggctgatgatgggctcagtctggctccacaggtctggtgtagaagaggctctctggagactgttttcacaacaattaa
This Pelobates fuscus isolate aPelFus1 chromosome 3, aPelFus1.pri, whole genome shotgun sequence DNA region includes the following protein-coding sequences:
- the CDKN2AIPNL gene encoding CDKN2AIP N-terminal-like protein — encoded protein: MAAESIRQFQSFSESDKQWKARGEFILKNLEQFPEESEVDHLLALSMVWANHIFMGCRYSDELLEKVFSMAEGIEVEDAPHFTTRDEIMKQRQS